Part of the Triticum urartu cultivar G1812 chromosome 2, Tu2.1, whole genome shotgun sequence genome, AAAGGTTTAACATCATTAACACAATATCACTACCGTTTCCCTAATTTCTGTACACTTCCCTTCATCTCGTTCATTGGCTGAACAACCACAATGTGCATTTGCAGCCATTCTAGGGGTGAGTTTGTATTCGATCAGTCATGGGCGGAAGCTTACCACAGCTATGGACTTGAATACTATCCAAAGTTGCAGTCTTGTGTCCCTTTTACTCCAGTAACTGGTCAAAGAATATTACTTCGGAATACATCCTACCGGGATCAAGTTTTTGATGCTTTAGTAAAAGCTTTGAAGAATTTGGCTACCAAGGTAGTGAAGTCAGAATTCTAGCAATATATTGTTAACAGTCTCTTGGCTGCCGAATAATTGTAGCAAAAGTTACAAAATGCTATTGTATGGTTGTGCTTTGCTTCATATGGCAATGGCAATATGACATTTTGATATTCAATAGGAATCATTACTCATCAATTTATGAATCAGTTGTCTTTTCATTTACTCTAATTTTGTTGTCATTTCCAATGAATACAACAAGCCACCAGGTTTAGTTCACTGAATTGGAAGGCTCTGTTGTCTTCTTGCAGCTAATGTTTCGAAATCGATGCTTTGTCTTTATTGAATTGTCTAACAGAGATAAGTGAATGAGAGTTTTATAGTCAGAGTCTCTTTAGACCTGCTGAATCTTCATGGTGTTTGCTAATTTCGATTTTGGGGTATACAATGTTATAATAGCATGTAATTTGCCTATACATTTTTTTATTTCATGGATAGCTTCTGTGACTCTTAAATAGGTGGAAACCCTCCGATCCACTGGACGAATTGACAATCTTTTGTTTTCTGCTGCATTTCAGCTGAATGTGTCATCACTGCATATAACTTTTCCATCTGAAGGTGAATTTAGCAAGTTGAAGGATAGTGGATTGTTGCAAAGGATTGGGCTGCAATACCATTGGACAAACCGGAATTACAAATGGTACGTTAACATGAGATTTATAGAACTTCTGGATTGCAGTGGTTTAAAGTGCTCTTCTGACCACATAAGGCTATGACTCAGGGCCCACATTTAGTCATAAGCACGGCCTGGTAGACATATTAACAGGATTACATCACAAACAAGGGGCACCTACAATTTTCATCACAATAATGCAACCTCCAGGATTTTCTTTTCAACAACCTTCCACACTTGTTAACATATCAAGATCCCAGATTGTTGATAACTTGATATACCTTTTCTTTCATTTTATCTGGGAGTTTATTTGGGCAGTGTGGTGTTCAAGCTAGTAATACAATCTTCTCAGACATTTCTTGgcggttatgatattgtttcccCCCTGTTTGGATTTTTACATCTGCATGACCATCCCAATGGAATAGTTGATGTCGGCAGATAATTGTAGATAAGAGCTTACATGCAAGAAATGCAAGTCCCTATGTTAAAAGTATAAACATTCTACCTTGGGATTTACGATCATGCCATTGCCCTCATTTGCTACTTTTGGAAATTTTATGAGCTTACATTCTACTGATTATGTGATTATGATATATCAATATTTACTGATATCTCTTTGTTCCACCCTTCAGTTTTGATGATTTTTTGATGGATTTGAAGCAGCCCAAACGGAAGAATATCAGACAAGAACGTAAAAAGGTTTGCCTTTGTTTTGGATTCCCTTTTCAAATTTTGGATATAAATAACATTTATATTTTTATCCTGCTTTTCAGATTCCTGCTCAGAACTTAAAAATGAAGCGCCTCCGAGGAGATGAAATAAAGGTACTTACGGTGCTCAGCTGCTTATTTGTACTCAGTATTAGTTTTCTTGACATCATCAGATACTTCCAGAAATGCCTGCTCATCCGCCTTTCTTTCTGAGGCACTTCAAGTTTATTTCACAAAACAGTTGCAGATTTTACCAACTTATAATGGTTTTCCTTCGCATTGCAGAGCAGCCACTGGGACACCTTCTATAAATTCTACCGTAACACAACTGATAATCAGTTTGGTCCAATAACACTCTTTCCTTGTAATTTACTTTCTGTATTTTCCATGTTAAACAATTCCCAAGTGGTTCTTTCCTGAACAAATCACAAGGTTTCTCCAAATAGTTGTCTATCTTCAACAGATTTTTACCAATGCATGTGTCACTGTGCAATAAGAGCTTGAAACTAATTAAAGCAATAACAGCTGGCAAAATGCTTTTAATTGGTAAATAGTAGTGCATATAATTGTACTTTGATTGGACGCACAAAGTTCTAAAAAATCACCATCATTGaatcatcccccccccccccccccccccccccccacacacacacacactcattTTTGCTCGTATGACCCACAGAATATTTGTTGGTGGGTactatttgaatttgtggtactTGCATAGAAGTTGTGTGACGTAATTTTTTCACTTATATGATAAGTTTGTTTGCAGCTGGGGCAGAGCATACTTGACGCGGGAGTTCTTTCACCTTTTGGGAGAAAAGATGGGCGACAAGGTAATGCTAATTGTTGCTGAACATGATGATAAAGTTGTCGCTGGAGCTCTTAATCTTATTGGAGGTGATACATTATATGGCCGCTTATGGGGATGCCTACCAGATGCCCATTTCCCCAATTTGCATTTTGAAGCTTGCTATTACCAGGTAATTCACACATCTTTGTACAATAATGTATACTGTATTAACTGAGAACTAATCTGTCATGGTAATACTGTTCCCAACTTTCATCGGGACATGCTTATTCGACCATTCTGCAAAAAGGTAGAGCTGTCTCAAATGATGGGATGGCCAGTTCATAAGAATCAATTTCCTGTAGAAGATTGACTTCAAAAGTCTCTTATATTTGTAGTGGACATATTATATCTGACTGTACTCTGAACAATGTGGAGACACATGTGGTTCTTATAGAATATTTATACGTTCAGGCAATCGAAGCGGCCATAGAACTAAACCTGAGTAAGGTGGAAGCTGGTGCCCAGGGAGAGCACAAGATCCAGCGTGGTTACCTCCCTGTTACAACTTACAGCTGCCACTACTTCTTAGAACCTGGTTTTGCGACAGCTATAGGAAATTTTCTTGTACATGAGACAGCTCAGGTATTCCACTTGAATACTCAATCAGTTACCAGAGATTATTCAAAATATATTCCCTTAAATGTCACTTAGCCATCTTTTTTTGACTAAACGCTTTTGAGATCTTGTGGGTTTCAGCTCAAGTCTACCCCAACTTGTTtcggactaaaggctttgttgttgtgaCTTAGCCATCTTTTTGTGTTTTCAATATATGCCTCCTATGGATTTGTAAACCGCTTTCCTAAATATATTGCATCCACAATTGCTACTCAGCCATCTGCATGCATAGTATCTGCAATTACTTAGTGTTATGTCATCCGAAAGCCGAACTCATAGCAGAAGACTATTATTGCGTCCTTAATTGTGAAATGTAAACATGGTACCCTGTTTTCGATAGAACCATTCCAGTGTTATGGCTTTATGTTATGATGGCTGATAAGCCACTACTGTGCGGATTGATTGCTCTTAAGTTTGCACTGTGTAGAGCATGCATCACCATTAAACTCCCATGTAATTCTTCGGTGGACAGTTATGCATTCTGCTCCCTCTCTCACATTGAGCTTCAGCTTTTGGAGCTAATAAATGCCAAACAATAGCGGCTACTGCTCTTGGAAAGGAGTGTATGCTTTCCTGCACACTTAAAAAAGGTGTATGTGTTAATATAGTAACTAGAATTTAATGATAACACTTGTCTAAATATGCATTTTCCACATAAAAGAATACTGGTGCCGTGTATCGACCCTTCGACATTTCTTTTCTAAATTAATACTCGCGCGCAAAAGTAAAAACGAACTAGTAAATTTCAACTTTTCCATCTTAGAAATATATTAATCATTATAGACTACCTCCATTTCATGATGTCATGAGTAATTCTATGTTTTCTGACAAATAATACTTGTATACTTTTATCTCCATCTAGCATGTGTCCACTCTTTTGAATTTAGGGACAAATAGTAATAGAGAAAGCTGATTTTTATGCTGCTCCTTCATTTTATTAGAATCCTTCTATTTTCCAATAGGTGCTTATCCATCAGGTACTGTTGCTGACAATTCCAACTAATGTTTTCTTGTTTGCGTTGATATCAGGTTAAGCATGTCATCAATGTCCTGCATGAATCAGGTCCATACAAGGAAGACATATTGAAAGAATTTGCACCTCAACCAGATGGTGAAATGTAGAATGGCAGAAGGAACTTGCACCTATGCATACAACCATAAAATACAACAGTAGCAGTAGGAAGACGGGCAACCCATGCCGCAGGAGGCAATATTGTTATTTCAATGGCTTGGATCCTCACCCACCTTTGTACATTATTATTACTAGGCATGTAAATAGCAAACATTTATCTGGAATCATCCAATAGAAAGGTCCCATCTGAAAGCAAACATTCTATCGCGCAATTTCGCTGTCTGAACTACCGCATGAATGCAATTACACAATCCGGGAGTACAATACATAGACGGTATAGACCTGACCTTTGAGACCATACTAGGGTGTCTGCATCATCTTTTTCTTTTCTCATCAGAAGATCTGGTGCTACTTTTAAGTCAGCTTGTGCTGTTCTTTTCTCATGAGATCTGATGAACTATTGAAACAGGTGAGCAGTCGCCCTCAACCAAGTGAAAGGCGAAGAAAAGTTCCCTGGATGTCACATCAGTAGATCAGCCAAGATCCAAGCCAAAAGGGACATCAGATACTGCCTGCCTCATTGTGCGTTTTGTACAAGGATGGATACAAGGGGTTCTTCCTCGACTCACCAGCCCAACAAGGCCAAGAACCGACGCCCGCCCGGTTAGAATCTCAAAGCAAACGAATCTACTACCTAAAGCTCCATCCATGGTTGTTGAAACATGGAGGTTCACTGCTCACTCATAAGCTACGACACAAGAGCTACTCCTCCTTGCAGAGCTGCAGCATGTCACTGGACCGCGGCACCATCACCTCAGGTAGGAGAGGAAGCAGCCGTTGGACCATCTGTGCAGGAGCTCGCCGACGCACAGGATGGCGTAGACCAGCAGGATGAACTTGAAGAGGAACGGGAAGTAGTGCGAGAGCCCGGCGCTCGACGAGTGGAGGACCTGAAAGAAACACAACAGCAAGCGAAGATGATGATGAGTCCTGGAACATCAGACGGCTAGACGACGGTGCGGTAATAAGATGGAGGTCGGGGTGGTGACGTGCCATGGCAATATCGGTGAGGTGTGCTCGCCGTCGCAGCGACGACGACGTGCCATCGACAGCAGCTATATGGTCCGCGCTCTTGCTCACAGTGCTGCATGGAGGGTCCTTGGGTTTCGCGTTCGAGCAGCTCCTCAGGCGCGGCACATCCTTGCTCTGAAGAGGCTTGACGATGTAATCTTCAGCACCAGCCTTGAGGCATCTGTCCCCAGCAAAAAGTTAAGGCGGTTACTATCAGGTATCAGCTGCAGGATTCTGTATAGTACAATCAACAGGTTACAAAGACACAATGAATGCACTGAGAAAAGCAGAGATCTCCATGGGATGTTCAAAATTCACTGATACTTGATACATAATGGGAGGAGCAAGGACAGGCAGCATAATGAACTGACTGCAGCGTATTTACTGAAGCAGCAAGCACTGTGGCTACGAATCCATGTTATTAACTGAGCTTTAGACCCATGATGTACTGTCTGCCTACTGTCGCAGCAAAGGCAACCTTTTTTGCCCCCACCCCCATTGCTTCATCGACTTTGAACAAAAATGGATGCTCGAGTGAAGGAAAGGGGAAACAAAATCGAGGCTCACCTGCTGATCCTCTGGGGCTCGTTCTCCGACGACATGACGACCACCGGGATAGGCTTGAGAGGACTCATGGCCTGAAAACGTCCATGGAAATTAGTAATGAAATCTGGGAGCATTGGACATCTTCTTTCATATCACAAATGTGAAGAAAAAATGGGCACGTATGCAGTGAGATGTGCACCTTGATGGCCTTGAGGAGGTCGTAGCCGGTCATCTCGGGCATGCAGTAGTCAGTGAGCACCATGTCGACGGCCTGCTCCTGGAGACAAACACCACAGGTGAAAGAAAACAATCAGTACTACTAGCAGATTATTATTTACCCTGCTAATCCAAGCAACACCTTTCTCCAACCGTGCCTTAAACTAGTGCTCTCATGTCCTGTGGCTACCAGACAGCCTCGGCAGGCCGCTGTAAGACGGCGAGTTTTTATCCGTTTCCCCCCATAAAAAAGCGGCGGCCTTTTCTGGCTCTCGTCCTCCCCTCAAGAACACAAAACCCTCACGCGCATGCGCATGCGCGAGCCCGCCCCTCCCCCCGTACGGTACGGCGGCCCACCGACAAGTGGCGCGCCGCCATGGTGCCAATGGATAGCCAAAGTGgggaaaataaaagaaaataagaagcAAGTCCTGCTTTGCAGCTGGTGAAGTACTGAATGCGAGGCGATGTGCCATGGACAGGGCGGATGGAATTTGTTGGTTACCTTGCCGTCCTTGAGCCCCAGGAACTCCATGGCCTTCTTAGCGCTGTCCACGGCGATGACTGCATGACGTTGTTAAGATTTTAGTACAGAGCAACCGTGGCAGCAATGGGGAAGGAAAGGAAGATTAATTATGGGGCGATGACGATCGATTATGCTCTCTATCTGCAGTTTGCAGTGCACACATGCTGTTCAAGAGAAGGCACGCGCATGGGCCGAGCAAATTAACAGAGCAAAAGCATGGGCGGCAGAGGAAAATTGAATAGCCGCGCCATTGAAGAGAATTCAATCTAAAGAAAAGGCATGGAAGGGAAGGAAGGGAGCTGACCGTGGAAGGAGCCGGCGAAGGTGTTGCTGCCGAGCACCAGCTCCACCACCTTCCTGTCGACCGGGGAGTCGTCCACCAGCAGCACCCTCGTCACCCCCTCCGCGCCTCCTCCTTGcatctccctctcctctcctctcctctctacCAGACaaactccagcagcagcagcaggtcctCGGCCCTCCTACCAGTGGTAAGAAAGATACTAGATGGAATTATGACTGCGAGTGCGAGGCGTTGCACCGGAGTGAGATGAGGTGAGGTGAGGTGAGGTCAGAGGCGGCACCGAGAATGGGCTTTTAAGCAGCCGGGCGGGAGGTGGGAGGGAGTACGAGCATTTGATTTGATGACCCGGCGCACCTGCAGGCCAGTGATGaagcctcctctcctcccctcccctcccctcctcttCTTGGGGGTGACCGCGAGCgtgggagagagggagagagaggaggagtagtgggcccaggccgcgcgcgcgcGGGGCCCGCCGGCGGTGGCCAGCTCGTGGGGCACGGGAAATGCTTTCtttcccctccccctcctctagATTTTGCTGTCGGGGAATCTCTccaccccctcccctcccctttTCTCCCTTTTCCCCGGCCCGTTCGACACCACCAGAGAATCGCCACCGGCGGTACGACGGCGATCCGCGCGTCGTGGCGCCACGCGTTGCATCACATCATATCATACCATCGGCCAGCAAAACCATTCTCGTTATCTTAGCGTTGGTGATTATTATGTTCGCTCGTAGTACTAATTGAAAACCATTTGACCCGCGCGGGGTCCGATCGCGGGCATGATCGCGCCACGGCGCCGAGGGGCTAAACAAAGTCAGCACGTGGATTCGGCGCGGGATACGTCCCAACCGTTTCCTGCCTTGTTTTTTGCTTTTCCTTATTATCATGGCGCTGGCTGGAGATGTTTATTCGCATGTCTGTGCCAACTAAATCATGCTCTCGTGGATGCGTATCCTGCGGATTATGTATATATATGTTTCTGCTGCTTCAGTGCTGGCCGCGGATATGATGATGGTATGGTGTGCACATGCTAGTGGTGATATATGCATATAACCAGATAAGACACTGCATCTTTGCTTTGCTCCGCCCTGTCTGTATCCAGCTAAATATATAGCAAGTGGATCAAGTATGGATCATTCGCAGCAACAACAACAGTTAGCTGCAGGCTAGGCATCCCCTAATCGACTCTTCGACTTTGAAGTGAATTTCAAGAGAACTTCCAGCAGCTAGCGGGATTTACTACAGACAAGCAGAGATGGCAATCTATTTACATGAAGAAACTTCCTCGCTTGATCCATGATCGTTCGCTATTAGCAAAATGAATAAAACACAATAGGTATTTCGTCACCTCCAAATGATTACGTCAGCATACATGTGTCTTCGTTGCTCCGGGTTTCTCACATCAAAACCATTTGCTTCAAATGGGCGATTAGGGTTGTGGGCTTGAGCCAGTGCTGCTACTCTGGGCGGCTCCCCTGATGAGAGTGCGCCAAGGTTGGCTACATGGGGCGGACCTGAAGAGGGGGTTGTGGAAGATCCTTGGCTCCTGCTTCTGATATCTATGAATGACATGCATGTCAAGGGAGAGGGTCGTGGAAATAAGCAGAGGGAATGGTGGTGCCCGAAGAGATCTCGACAATGTTGAAAGTggttttacccaggtttaggCCCCCCGATGCGTAATAACCCTATGTTGTGCCTACCTATCTTTACTAATCAATGAGGGAGATTAAAATGGTGTTTTACTATTTATTGAGTAAGTTACAGATATGAGGCTCCTGCGTGGTCTTAAGCTTTTGACGGGGCTCCGTCTAGCCCTTATATAGGTAAACGCCGGCAGGTAGTTTGGTAGCTATCTTTGGTAGAAATAAGACTGCAGTTTCAAGTGGAAAACATATTGAAACAAAAAAAATCGTATCGACATGtgagaaaaaaaatcatcttGTAGTTGTATACCACTTCAGCCCAAGGCATATACACTTTTGGTCTAATGTAGTCCTATCCAACAAAAACTTAACTCTCTCCCAATTTTGTGACCCTCGTCTCTCTCACTACACGCCTCCCGGGCTCCCATTCCCATCTTCCACGCCTCCTTGCATCTACTTTGGAGCGGTTTGATTGTGTTTGTCTCTATGGTTCAAGGGTTTTTGAGTTTCAGGAAACTTTCTCTTTTTATATCCAGGTCGACATTGCATTTGCTCCGAAATAGTTTTTGAATATATCTACTTTGGTATTCATTTTCAGGATTTCCCGTGCTTGTTTCTCCTTCCGTTTAAAGATGCGGAAACAAATGTGGTGCACTTGGCTATGTCAAGTGCATCATCTGAGTCTTGACCCAATTCACTTGAAGCCGTGGTGGGTGGTGTTGACATGAAGGCTCGGATCTGGCTTAAGTTTTTGAGATTGATTGTTTCTCATTTAAAATCTTCTTCCAAAAGTCAGACTCATTAATATTTTCAAAAGAAGATAGGAGTATAGTCATTTGACAAGGGTCAG contains:
- the LOC125538473 gene encoding two-component response regulator ORR1-like, whose translation is MQGGGAEGVTRVLLVDDSPVDRKVVELVLGSNTFAGSFHVIAVDSAKKAMEFLGLKDGKEQAVDMVLTDYCMPEMTGYDLLKAIKAMSPLKPIPVVVMSSENEPQRISRCLKAGAEDYIVKPLQSKDVPRLRSCSNAKPKDPPCSTVSKSADHIAAVDGTSSSLRRRAHLTDIAMVLHSSSAGLSHYFPFLFKFILLVYAILCVGELLHRWSNGCFLSYLR
- the LOC125538471 gene encoding uncharacterized protein LOC125538471 isoform X2; the protein is MASPAVAMRRPSPTVLASAPRRRPRRHEYSPSNMGSPSSASRLKVTALFGWIKGDRYSRTRELIPSAESYTLTGSASEVDTKPREVSISVVSSIMDIPPAEWDACAVDSVEPEKFNPFLTHAFLSSLEESGSAVKETGWLPLHVVARDENENILGVIPLYLKSHSRGEFVFDQSWAEAYHSYGLEYYPKLQSCVPFTPVTGQRILLRNTSYRDQVFDALVKALKNLATKLNVSSLHITFPSEGEFSKLKDSGLLQRIGLQYHWTNRNYKCFDDFLMDLKQPKRKNIRQERKKIPAQNLKMKRLRGDEIKSSHWDTFYKFYRNTTDNHWGRAYLTREFFHLLGEKMGDKVMLIVAEHDDKVVAGALNLIGGDTLYGRLWGCLPDAHFPNLHFEACYYQAIEAAIELNLSKVEAGAQGEHKIQRGYLPVTTYSCHYFLEPGFATAIGNFLVHETAQLKSTPTCFGLKALLL
- the LOC125538471 gene encoding uncharacterized protein LOC125538471 isoform X1 — translated: MASPAVAMRRPSPTVLASAPRRRPRRHEYSPSNMGSPSSASRLKVTALFGWIKGDRYSRTRELIPSAESYTLTGSASEVDTKPREVSISVVSSIMDIPPAEWDACAVDSVEPEKFNPFLTHAFLSSLEESGSAVKETGWLPLHVVARDENENILGVIPLYLKSHSRGEFVFDQSWAEAYHSYGLEYYPKLQSCVPFTPVTGQRILLRNTSYRDQVFDALVKALKNLATKLNVSSLHITFPSEGEFSKLKDSGLLQRIGLQYHWTNRNYKCFDDFLMDLKQPKRKNIRQERKKIPAQNLKMKRLRGDEIKSSHWDTFYKFYRNTTDNHWGRAYLTREFFHLLGEKMGDKVMLIVAEHDDKVVAGALNLIGGDTLYGRLWGCLPDAHFPNLHFEACYYQAIEAAIELNLSKVEAGAQGEHKIQRGYLPVTTYSCHYFLEPGFATAIGNFLVHETAQVKHVINVLHESGPYKEDILKEFAPQPDGEM